ACCCACGGGTAACAGTCGGGTGCGCTCCGTATGCGAGGTCGGCCCCTCGCCGACAGTGACCGCCCGGGAATACCCTTCGCCTGCCGCGCACTTGAATGCGAAGGCACGGTCGCTGCCGGCCATCCGGCACATGACCGTCCAGGCCCTGTCCGAACGACGAAGTGCGGTGATCACGCGATGAAGGCAGTGCGGTTCCACGCGTACGGCGGGATCGATGTCCTCCGGGTCGAGGACGTGGAGCGGCCGGTGCCGGGCCCTGGGCAGGTACTGGTCGAGGTCCGGGCGGCCGGGATCCAGCCCGGCGAGGCGAACATCCGTACAGGCGCGCTGCACGAACGCTGGCCGGCGACATTCCCCTCCGGGCAGGGCAGCGATCTGGCCGGCGTCGTGGTGGAAGTCGGGTCGCAGGTACGCGGATTCGCGGTGGGCGACGAGGTCCTGGGCTTCACCCACAAGCGGGCCAGCCATGCGCAGTTCGTGGTGGTCGACGACGTGAATTTGGTCGCCCGTCCGGCGGGGCTGTCCTGGGATGTGGCCGGGTCGCTGTACGTGGCCGGCACGACCGCCTACGCCAGCGTGTTCGCGGTGGACCTAGAGGCGGACGACACGGTCGTCGTCTCCGGTGCGGCGGGCGGCGTCGGTTCGATCGCCGTGCAGCTCGCGCGGCGGTCCGGCGCCACGGTGATCGGGCTGGCCAGCGAGCGGAACCATGCCTGGCTGAAGGAACGCGGTGTCATACCGGTCGCGCACGGGGAGGGCGTGGCCGAGCGGATCCGGGAGGCTTCCGTCGGGAAGGTCGACGCGTTCATCGACACGTTCGGCGACGGCTATGTGGAGCTGGCGGTGGCGTTGGGGGTGCGGCCGGAGCGGATCAATACGATCCGCGATTGGCGGGCCGCGGCCAAGTTCGGTGCGCGCGCCCACGGCGAAGGCGCTGCGGCGTGCGCGGTCGTGATCGGGCAGCTGGCCCGGCTCGCCGCGCGCGGGAAGCTGGAGGTGCCGATCGCCCGCACCTACCCCTTGGACCAGGTGCGGGACGCGTTCCACGACCTCGAACAGCGCCGCACCCACGGCAAGATCGTGCTCCACCCGTAGCCCGTAGCCCGCAGCCCGTAGCTGCGGCCCTAGGACCCGGTGGGGGCGAACAGCGCCACGGCCAGGGCGACGACGGCGAACAGGCCTCCCGCCACCGCCAGGAGGATGGCCTGCGCTTGCACCGCATCGGTGTCCTCCCCCTCCAGAGGGGCACGACTCAGGTCCCACACCGCCTGGATCTGCACAGAAAGGCCGATGACCACTCCGAGCACGACGATGGCGTCGGTCATTGCATTCTCTTTCCTCCGCGCGGCGACGGTCGCGCTCGGCGCCCTCGCAGCTCTCTTCGTGTTCCTCTCGCGGCGCTCTTCGACCAGCGCCTCCCAGGTCACCGGGGGGCTCGAGCCCGCGCCGTACCTTGTGATGATCCACCGATATTGCTTTCCCTTGACGGTCAACGCGCCGCAGCGATCCGATCTCGTTGCCCGGGGCCCGCCGGGGACACAGCTCATGCCCGGCATGGATGTGACAGAGCGTCAGGCCTACGCCAACACTCCGGGTGGCCGGGGGGGGGACAGCGCAGGCCGCCCGCGAGACGTCGGGAAACGCAGGGTGAAGCCGCTCCCACCCCCCGCGAGGCGCCCCGAAGTTCCCTTCACCGAGGCGCAGATGGCCAACTACTGTGTCTCCTGCCCGTCTCGATCGGACGACTTGAACGGTGCCGTGCCGCCCGCCGCCACAGGGTCCAGACGGTCGATCGGTCAGTCAGCCGATCTCAGCTCTGCCCGTCTTCTCCACACCAGGCCCGCACCCCCCTAGGAGCTCTCCCATGGCCCAGCCGCAGATCCTCGTCCTGGACGCCGCCGGCAGCGACCGGCACGCCGAAGATGCCGCGTTGCGCTCGCACGGACCGGCCGCACGCGTCGATGTCCTGGGGGTCGAGGCGTGGGCCGTGACCGATCCGGCCCTGCTCAAACAGCTCCTCACCGACCCGCGGGTCTCCAAAGACCCCCGCCAGCACTGGCCGCTGTTCCCCGACCAGATCCTCGGCACCTGGCCTCTCGCGCTGTGGGTGGCCGTCGACAACATGTTCACCGCCTTTGGAGGCGACCACCGGCGCCTGCGACGCCTGGTCAGCCCCGCCTTCACCGCGCGCCGCATGGCCGCCCTGCAGCCGCGCATCGAGGAGATAACCCAGGCGCTGCTGGACGAACTCGCCGCCACCCCCGCCGGGGAATCCGCCGATCTGCGTGAGCGGTTCGCCTATCCGCTGCCCATCCGGGTCATCACCGAGCTCATGGGGCTTCCCGAGCACTCCCAGCCGGACTTCCGCCGTACCGTCGACGGCGTCTTCGACACCACGCTCAGCCCCGATCAAGCGGCCGCGAACACCAAGGAGCTGTACGCGATCCTGGCCGACATGGTCGCCGCCAAGCGCGCCCGGCCCGGCGAGGACATGACCTCCGTACTCATCGCCACCCGGGACGACGACGAGGGCGGTGACGGCTCCGCACTGACCGAGCAGGAGCTCCTCGACACCCTCCTCCTCGTGATCAGCGCGGGCTACGAGACGACCGTCAACCTGCTGGACCAGGCCATCGCGGCGCTGCTCACCCACCCCGATCAGCTCGCTCTGGTGCGCGAGGGCAAGAGCGCGTGGACCGATGTGGTCGAAGAGACGCTGCGCTACGAGGCGCCCGTCGCGCACCTGCCGATGCGGTTCGCGGTCGAGGACATTCCGCTGGCGCAGGGGCTCACGATCCGTCAGGGTGACGCGATCCTGGCCTCCTACGCGGCAGCGGGCCGTCACCCCGACCTCCACGGCGCGACCGCCGAGACCTTCGACGTGACCCGCGTCAGCAAGACGCACCTCGCCTTCGGTCACGGCGTCCACGTCTGCCTGGGCGCTGCCCTGGCCCGGATGGAGGGCGAGATCGCGCTTCGGGGGCTGTTCACCCGCTTCCCGGACCTCGCCCTCGCCGTCCCCGCCTCCGCACTGCGTCCCGGGGAGTCCTTCATCTCCAATGGACACCGGGAGCTGCCGGTCGTCCTGCGCCCGCGCACCGAGAACTGACACAGCCCGGGCCCGTCAGACGGCGCTGAGCGGATGGGCCGCCGTGGCCGAGCGCGGCGGCCAGGCGCGGGGGGCGAGGATGCCGAGGACGTAGGCGCGGGCAACCAGGGCGGGGCGGGTGGCGGCGCCCAGGTGTTGCCGCAGGCGGCTGAGGTGATAGTCGACCGTCTGGCGGGACAGCTTCATCGAGGTGGCGATGTCGCTGTTGCTGCTGCCCTCCGCCAGGAGGGAGAGGATGCGGATCTGCGCGGCGGTGAGGGAGGGGTGGGCTTCGTGGGCCAGGCTCTGGTGGGTGACGACGGCCCACACGTGCCGGGCGCGGGCAGCGGAGTGACCGACCGTCGTGAGGTGGAGCTGCGCGCGGCATTGCTGCCCTTGGGTGTCGACGAGCACGGCGGAGGTCTCCACCCGTCTGGTGCGGCGGGCTATCAGACCGTTCCATCTGCGGTGCAGTCGATCCAGGTCGCGGGCGGGGGCCGGGGCGAGCAGGGTGTGGGCGCGGCGGCCGACCAGGTCGGGCAGGCCGAGGTGGAACAGTTCGGCGGCCGCGGCGCTCGCCTCGATCACGCGTCCGTCGGCCGAGAGCAGGGCGCAGGGCAGTCCGCTGTGGTCGCGCAGCGCCTGCAGGTTCTCCTCGGCCTCCTGCCGCTGGACCATGGTGCGGAGGTGGTCGGTGATGTCCACGTAGATTCCGGCGACGCAGGTCTGCGCGTTCTCCCGCACCGGGAAGCGGTGGCCCACCGCCTGGCCCGCGCTGCCGTCGGGGCGCCGGTAGCCGAGGGTGTGGCGCACCGGCGTGCCCCGGGTGAGGATCTCCTGGTCGAGGGCGCGGAACTGGTCGGCCTCGGCGGGGGCGTCGAAGTCCTCGATGTACTTGCCGGCGAGGTCCTCCACCGTGGTGCCGTAGAGGTGCGCGTAGGCGTGGTTGGCCCATAGGTAGCGTCCATGCCGGTCGCGGATGAAGGCGGCGGCCGGGGCCAGGTCCACGAGGTCGGCGAAGGCGGCGTACCGGCGCGGGGCCTCGGGGTGGGCGTCGACCTCCACCGCGAGACCACGCGTACGGCTGTGGGCGACGTTCTCGTCCAGGGTCCAGCTCACGTCGAAGGTGCGGCCGTCGAAGCGGGCCTGATGACGTCCGTCCTCCAACGGGCTCCCCGGGGCCGGTAGTTCCTGGTGCATGCGGTCCAGGAAGCGCTGTGCCGTACCCGTGTCGGCGAAGGCGCCGCCTCCCCTCTCCAGCACCTGCCACGGCTCCTCGACCTCCCACCAGAACACGGGAAGGTGCTCGAGCAGTGCCTTGAGGCTGGAATCGTCCACAGGGTTCTCTCCGTCCGTATACGGCTTTTGACGCGCAGTCACCCGCGATGCGTATCCCGTCCCGATCACGCGCATGCTCAGTTCTCGGCCGAAGTGGCACTCGGCCCGGGAGGCACTCGCGCGCACCCATCGGCAAGCCGACACGCCCCGGCGGAGCGTGCAGACATCCCAACGCGGCCTGCGACTCAGGCATTTGCCTGAGCAGCGAGTGCCCACGGTGGCCCCACGAGCACCTGCCACCTGGTCCCCTTGAGTGTGCGGGTGAACACGCCCCGCAACGTACCCCTGGTGATGTCCCGCCTTCTACGCGCGTCACCAGTCCGTACGACAACGCGTACGAGGACCCGTACCAACCGGACGAATGGAGACGAACTTCAGTGAGCAAGGTGCTGTTAGTGCATGCCAAGGGTGGTCCGCCGCTCGGTCACGTCCTCTCCAGGGCGGCCGTGCGGGCGGAGATACACCTGCTGGCGCTCAGCGCTCTTCCTCCCGCCGTGGCGAGCACCGCCCGGCAACTGTGCGCCTCGGTGGTCACACCCACCGACGCGCAGCGCTCCGACCTGGTGTCCCTGATCGTCTCGCAGGCCAAGGCCGTGGGCGCGGAAGCGGTGCTCACGTTCTCCGAGTACGCGGTCGTGGCCGTCGCCGAGGCGTGCGAGGAGCTCGGCCTCGCCGGGGCGGGCGGCGCCGCCGCGCTCGCCCGTGACAAGCGCCTGATGCGGCGCACCTGGCAGGAACACGGCCTGCCGCAGCCCGAGTTCAGCCCCGTCGCCACGGAGGACGAGCTGCACGCGGCAGCCGGTCGTCTGCCCTTCCCGCTCCTCCTCAAGGCGGCCTGGAGCGCGGGCTCCACCGCGCACCAGATCATCCGCTCCCCGCACGAGGTGTCCGCCGCCTGGCGACGCTCGCGCGAAGTGATGGCCGAATCCGCCCAGTTGGGATACTCCGAGCTGCATGTCGCCGAGGCCGACGCGGACTTCGTGGTCGAGCAGATCGTGACCGGTTCCGCCGCGCACTGGTTCGACGAGCCCGGCTGGGGTGACTACGTCAGCGTCGAGGGCGTCGTGGCGGACGGCGTGTTCCGCCCGGTCTGCCTCAGCGGCCGGATGCCCACGGTCGAGCCGTTCACCGAGCGGGCGGGCATCACCCCCGCCCTGTTGCCCCAGGACGCCCAGGACCGCATCGTGGCCCTGGCCCGGGAGTCCGTGGACGCCCTCGGTCTCCGCGACTGCGGAATCCACACCGAGATCAAGCTCGGTGCGGACGGCGGCATGTGGCTGATCGAGACGGCTGCCCGGTTCGGCGGCGCGATGACGGTGCCGCAGGTCGAGGAGGTCTTCGGACTCGACCTCGTCGGCATGCTCGTCGACCACCTCCTGGGCCGCACGGTCGCGTGGCCCGAGCAGGCTCTGACCCCGGCGCAGGCCGACGGCGCGGCGGGCTCCCTCGTCGTCCTGGCGGTCGACGGCAAGGGCGAGGCCTGGCACGACCGCAGGCTCTGGGACTTCTCCGCGGTCGAGGCGGAGGTACCGCTGAGCGAGGGCAGCGAGCTGTCGGTGGTCGCGGAGAGTTCGCTCGCCGACGGCAGCGTCGTGCCGGTCTACGACCCGGCCGCGGGCGCCAACACCATGGCAGCCCTGTGCCTGCTGTCCGCCACCGACCCGCGCACGGTGCTCCGCGACTTCAGGACCCTGGTGGACGCGCTGCCGCAGGTCCTGCCCGCCGCACCGTCCACGCAGGCCACGCACACCACGCCATCCGCACAGACCACACAGCCCGCACCGTCCGAGGAGGCTTCCCCATGACCACCCAGCTGTTCACCGGCGCCGCCGAACCGGGCACGGACCGCACCGTCATCGGCGAGCACCTCTCCCTGCCGCTCTTCCGCACCCTCTCCGGTGTCCTGGCCGGTCACCCGTACCTCAAGGTCGTCGTCGACCGCGCCGAGCACACCTGGCACCTGCTCGACACGGCCGCGCACCCCTTCCACGTCAACTACATCGCCACCCGCGTCCTGGGCATGGAACTCGCCGCCCTGGACGCGGACCTGGACGCGTTCAACGCCTCCGTCTACATGGACCCCGGACGTCGCTTCCTGCTCGGTGTGCTCTCCCTGCACACCGAGCAGGACACGGAGGGCCGCGAACGCACCTTCCTCGTCCTGGAAACGACCGAGGCCGACACCATGCACGGCGAACTGCTCGCGTTCTTCTACGAGTTCACGCGCGAACGGGTCGACAGCAGGCTGCCGGTACTCCTCAAGCCCGCCAACCACGGGCAGGAGGAGGAGCTGGCGGCGATCAGCGAACTGCGCGTGCCGCGCATCCTGAGCCACGAGCTCTTCGGCTCCCGGACCCGGACCCCGCTGAACCCCGGCGATGCCACCGGGCGCCTGCGGTACTTCCGTACGCACGAGGAGTACGCGGCGGCCGAGGCCGCTCTCGGCTGGGCGGACATCGTGGCCATGCCGTGTCTGCCGGACGACGTGCCCCGGGTGGCCGGCTTCCTCAACACCGCCCCGATCACGCCGCTTTCGCACACCAACGTACTGGCCTCCGGCTGGGGCATACCCAACGCCATCGTGCGCGACCTGGAACAGCTCGTCGACAGGGACCAGCTGGGCGACGCGTGGGTCCGCTACCGGGTGCGCGAGGACGAGATCCTCCTTGAGCGTCTCGACCACGAGCCCGACCTGCGAGCCCCGGCCTGGCACCAGCAGCGCATACGCCTTGAGCCGCCCCTGCTCGAGGACACCCCGGTGCTGGCCCTGCACCGGCTGCGCAGCGCCGACCGGGACCGCTACGGCACCAAGGCGGCCAACCTCGGCGAACTGCACCACGTACTCGACAGCCGCAGCGCCGACCTGATCGCCTTCTACGGGCAGCCCCGCCCCCCGCGCGAGGACCTGCACGGACACCTCGCGGCGCGCCTCGGCCTCGCCGCATCCTCCACTGCCGAACTACGCGCCCGCGCGGCCGACTTCGTGGCCACGACGGTCGGCGCCCCCGAAGGCGTGGCGCTGCCCTTCGCGCTCCAGCAGCACTTCCTCGCCTCCTCCCCCGCCCTCCAGCAGGGCATCGGCAAGCTCAAGATGGCACTCGAACTCGACGCCACCGACGTCCTGGACTCCCTGTGCCTACAGCTCCAGCACCTGATCCGGCACACTCCCCTCCCCGAGTCCGTCACCCGGCAGATCAGCCAGGCCTTCCCCGCCACCCCGGGCGGACGCCTGGTGGTGCGCTCCTCGTCCAACGCCGAGGACCTGCCCGGGTTCTCCGCCGCGGGCGTCTACGACTCCGTGACCACCGTGCACGGCACCGGTGAACTCCTGGACGCCGTACGCCAGGTGTGGGCCTCCCTGCTCTCGCCCCGCAGCGTGCGACTGCGCCACCAGGTCGGCATCTCCCTGGACGACACCTACATGGGCGTGATCATCCAGGAGTACGTGCCCGCCTCCCTCGGCGGTGTCCTGGTCACCTGCAACCCGACACGGCGCGAGGACTTCCGCAACGTCTACCTCAACTGCTCCCCCGGCTCTCCGGAGCAGGTCGTCGACGGATCGGTCCTGCCGCAGCAATACCTCTACAACACGGTGGAGGGCGGCGGCCGCACCGTCGCCCTGGGCTCCTTTGGCGAGGCACTGTCCGCCGCCACCCGCGCCCGGCTCGCCGACCTCTCCCTGGCCGGGCGGCTCCTGCAGTCCCACTTCAGCGGGTCGGAGCTCGGCGGTGCCGAGGTGGACAAGCCGCTGGACATCGAGTGGCTGATGACCGAGCAGGGCGACTTCCGGCTGGTCCAGATCCGCCCGTACGCGCTGTGAGCCCGCGACTGGGCCGACCGCGCATCGGCAGCGAGCCGGGCCACGGCCTGACGGACACCGCCCGCCGCATCATCCGGCTCAACTACGGCTTCCAGCTGCTGTTCAACCTGCTGTGGTGGATGCCCGTGTTCTACGCCTACCAGAAGGCGGCCGGGCTGACGGACGGGCAGATCTTCGGCATCCAGAGCATCTACTACGTGGCCTTCTGCCTGTTCGAGATCCCGACCGGCCTGATCGCCGACCGGATCGGCACCCGCAACTGCCTGCGTGCCGGGGCGGTGGTCATGACGGCGGCGAATCTGGCGCCGGTCCTCAGCGCCTCGTACACCGGCTTCCTCGTCCACTTCCTCGCCATCGCCGCGGGCCGCTCCCTCACGTCTGGTGCCGCGAGCGCCTATCTGTACGACGGGCTGCGGGCCGAGAAGTGCGACGAGCACTATCTGAAGGCGGAGGGCACCGCGCGGGCCCTGGGGCTCGCGGCGAAGGTCGTGTGCTGGCCGCTGGTCGGGCCCCTGATGTCCCTCGCCCACGCGGCGCCGTACGTGCTCAGTGCCGCGAGCGCGGCGGGCTCCCTCGCCTGCGCCATCGCGCTGCCCCGGCTGGCGGGGGCTGGCAGCGCCGGCGGCAGCGGTACGGAGAAGGCCGGCGGCGGGCGCAGAGGCGGCGCGTTCCTGCGTGACGCGGGTCATGCGCTGCGCTGCGTCGCCTCCTCGCGGTGGCTGACCCTGGTGATGGTCCAGGGCGTGGCGGTCTTCACTCTGTCCCGTATCTGCCAGGTCAACCTCTTCCAGCCGATCCTGCTCGACCACGGCATCGCGGAGGCCTCGCACGGCGGAGTGCTGGCCGCGATGACGGTGGCGGAGGCGGTGGCCTCGGCCCGCCCCCAGTGGCTGAGCCGCCGCCTGCCACCGGTCGCCTGGGTCTCGATCCTGAGCCTGGCGCTCGCGGGCACCCTGGCGGCCATGACGCTGGGCGGGCCATGGGCCGTGGTCGCCCTGCTCTGCCTGTTCGCCGCCGCGACCGGCTTCGCGTACCCCATCCAGCGCAAGCTGGTGAACGACGCGGTGCCCGCGCACGCACCGCGCGCCACCCTCCTGTCGATCGAGAGCATCGTGGACCGTGGGGTGTGCGCACTGGCCGCGGTCGCCGCGGGCGCCTATCTCTCCGCCGGGCATCTGAACGTCCTGCTGTGGCACAGCGCGCTCGCGACGGCGGTGCTGCTCGGGGTCTTCCAACTGCTCCTGCGCAGCGGGGTGGTGGAGCGGGCCGCGGTGCCGCCTCCGGAGACGGCGGACGCCGACGACGCGGGCCGCCTGACCGGAGGCAGGCGCGGCGGGCCGCGGGCCAACAGGTAACGGCTGGGGAGCGGTTACCGCCCGCTGAGGTGCGCACCCGGGAAGGGAGCACACCTCAGCGGCAGCGCTGCGCGCGGAAGTCGATCAGCCGGACCGGCGGCCGAGGACTTCGATCAGCCCGACCGGGAGGAACGTGGGCCGGTGCGGCTGGTCCACCTGGTACGGCACATAGCCGAGCGAGGCCGCGACCTGGACCTCCTCGGCCGTCTCCGCCTGGTAGACGAGCCGGCAGTGGCCCGAGCCCGCCTTCGCCCGCTCCCAGAGGGCAGGGGCCGGTTTACGTTCCGCCTCCGTGCGGGGAGTGAGAATCCGGTCGCCGAAGTCTTTCCAGGCGAAAGGCTGCGCACCCCGCCACGTGGCGTCGACCTCCTTCTTCAGCCTGGCGGCGCGCTCGGCGTCGGTCGCACCCCAGGAGGGCGGGACATTGGTGATCAGGCCGATCCTGATGTGGCGTTCACGCAGGGCGCGCAGGTACGTGGCCGCGCCGGGCTGATAGGTGATGCTGCCGTCGTCGGCGGTGTGCACCAGTGTCTCGCCCAGGTCGAAGTACACGACGGGGCAGTCGCGTTCAGTGCTCACCCGGGCGTCGGAGGCCGCTGCCGTACCGGCGCTGACGTACCCGGGCACGCCCGCGCTCGCACTCGCGGGGGTGCAGAGCACGGTCGACGCCAGGGCCGCACCGAGCGCGAGGCTCATCCGTAACGAGCCCTTGAAGACGGATCTGTTCATGGCGTCGTCGCCCTTCTCCAGGCGCATCACGAGGATGCGCATGTCCAGTTCATGACACACGGCACGCCGCCGGGATCCCCGCGGTCGTGCGGTGCCAAGGTGTCCGGCAGTCGTCTCGTCACTGTCGCCGGTCTAACGCGCTCTACCCCTGAACACCACGCGCCACTCGGGTCCCGCTGACACCGTCCTGGAACATCCGTGCGCGGGTCAGTTCCACGTCATGTTGATCTCGCGCCCCACGTTGACTTTCCGGCACGTAGGAAGGCGTTCGCCATGGGTGCGTTGCCCAGGGCTCCGTGGACGCCCGGATCCGGGCTCCCGCCTCACGGCCCACCTGGCCATGGTCGACGGCGACGGCGACGGCGACGGCGACGGCGACGGCGACGGCGACGGCGACGGCGACGGCGACAACCTGGCTCGAACCGGTCTCCGACGAGCAGTACGACGCCGCCCTGAGCCCGACGAACTGATCACGCGGCTGCCGCGCCACTCATCACGCTGCGGAGGCTGAGCGCCGCACCTGACCGAACGGGTCTGATACGGCGCTCAGTTGTCGCTCCTCACAGTGCGACGCTCAGCTCCGGGCGGTGGCCTCTTCCACCGCGGTCGCGCGGTCGGTCTCGTCCTCCGTGGGGCGGGCGCGGCCCGGGATGACGGCGGCGACCGCGGCGGCAAGGAGTGCGACCCCGCAGCCGATCGCCAGTCCGACCCGGAACCCGTCTTCGGAGGCGATGGTGTGGCCACCGCCGAGGTTGATGGTCATCTGTGCGAGGACCACGCCGATCACGGCCGAGCCGATGGTCGTGCCCAACGACCGCATGAGGGTGTTGAACCCGTTGGCGGCGGCGGTCTCGGAGAGCGGGACGGAGCTCATGATCAGGGCGGGCATCGCGCCGTAGGCGAGGCCCACGCCGCTGTTGATGACGAGTCCCACGATCATCAGGCCCCAGGCGGTGCCCATCAGCATCAGCGACAGGCCGTATCCGGCGGCGATCACGAGTGCGCCGAGGACCAGGGCGAGCTTCGGACCACGGGCGTTGATGAGCTTTCCGCCCAGCGGGGACACGATCATCATCATGACGCAGCCGGGCGCCATCCAGAGCCCGGCAGCCAGCATCGACTGCCCCAGGCCGTAGCCGGTGGTCTCGGGGAACTGCAGGAGCTGTGGGGCGATCAGCATGAAGGCGTACATGCCGACACCCACCAGGATCGAGGCGATGTTGGTGAACAGCACGCGCGGGCGGGCGGTGGTCCGCAGGTCGACCAGGGGGTCACGGGTACGCAGCTCGTAGAGCCCCCAGACGCCGAGCGCCACGACCGCGACGGCGAACAGGCCGAGCGTGGTGCCCGACCCCCAACCCCAGTCGGCACCCTTGGAGATGGCGAGCAGGAGGGACACGAGGCCTATCGCGAGGCCTGTCGCGCCAGGGGCGTCGAAGCGCTGGCCCTTGGCCCCGGCCGGGACATCCGGGACGAAGAACCAGATCAGGGCGGCGATCATCAGTGCGAGGACCGCGGAGCCCCAGAACAGCACGCGCCAGCTGGCGTATTCGGCGACCGCTGCGGAGATCGGCAGGCCGAGTGCTCCGCCGATGCCCATGGAAGCACTGACCAACGCGATCGAGCCGCTGAGCTTCGCGGCGGGCACCACGTCCCGCAGGAGGGCGATACCCAGGGGCACCATGCCCATGCCCATGCCCTGCAGACCTCGCCCGACGATCATCGGCACGATGGTGGAGGAGAGGGCGCACACCACCGAGCCGACGACCAGGGGCAGGGCGCAGATCAGCAGCATCCGGCGTTTGCCGATCAGATCACCCAGACGGCCCGAGACGGGTACGCAGACACCCGCGACGAGCAGCGTGACGGTCACCACCCAGGCCGCGTTGGAGGACGACGTGTCCAGGATCTGCGGCAGTTCCGCGATGAGCGGGGTGACCAGGGTCTGCATGACTGCGGCCACCGTGCCGGCGAGTGCCAGCGTGGTGACCACGCCGCCGGTTCTGACGGCAGGCTGAGAGGCGTTCATGACGCGAGTCCTCAGGGGTTGGTTGGGGTTGACGAATGTGCACCGTACACGCCTTTTGTATTATGCATAAGATATGGTCGATACATGCCCCGGGGGACGTGGGGGGATGAGGGCGGAGCCACAGGCCCAGGGACAGTGCGGTGGCCCGGCTACAAGGAGAGGCACCACCACATGGACAAGGCCACGAGCGAGGTCGAGTACGAGCAGATGCTGCTCAGCCGTCACGGGCTGCTGACCCGCAGAAAAGGTCGCCGCGTGGACGGCGTGATGGAGCGCAGCGCCTACGTTCTCCTCAGCCGCATCCGCGTCCAGGGCCCCATGTCCATCGGCGAGCTGAGCGACGCCTTCGACCTGGACGCCTCGACCCTTCAGCGGCAGACCTCCGCCGCGATGCGTGCCGGTCTCGTGGGGCGGATCCCCGATCCGGCGGGCGGCATGGCCCGCAAATTCCGTATCACGGACGAGGGCGCCCGACTGCTCGACGAGGAGCGCGAGGGCATGATCCGTTCTCTGGGCAGGGTCATGACCGACTGGCCGAAGGAAGACATCTCCGCGTTCGCCCACTACCTACGGCGCTTCAACACCGACCTCGAACGTATCGACGGGCGCCCGTGGCCGCGCCCGTGAGGAAGACCCCCGGGCCCTCC
This Streptomyces sp. NBC_01283 DNA region includes the following protein-coding sequences:
- a CDS encoding MFS transporter yields the protein MNASQPAVRTGGVVTTLALAGTVAAVMQTLVTPLIAELPQILDTSSSNAAWVVTVTLLVAGVCVPVSGRLGDLIGKRRMLLICALPLVVGSVVCALSSTIVPMIVGRGLQGMGMGMVPLGIALLRDVVPAAKLSGSIALVSASMGIGGALGLPISAAVAEYASWRVLFWGSAVLALMIAALIWFFVPDVPAGAKGQRFDAPGATGLAIGLVSLLLAISKGADWGWGSGTTLGLFAVAVVALGVWGLYELRTRDPLVDLRTTARPRVLFTNIASILVGVGMYAFMLIAPQLLQFPETTGYGLGQSMLAAGLWMAPGCVMMMIVSPLGGKLINARGPKLALVLGALVIAAGYGLSLMLMGTAWGLMIVGLVINSGVGLAYGAMPALIMSSVPLSETAAANGFNTLMRSLGTTIGSAVIGVVLAQMTINLGGGHTIASEDGFRVGLAIGCGVALLAAAVAAVIPGRARPTEDETDRATAVEEATARS
- a CDS encoding MarR family winged helix-turn-helix transcriptional regulator, giving the protein MDKATSEVEYEQMLLSRHGLLTRRKGRRVDGVMERSAYVLLSRIRVQGPMSIGELSDAFDLDASTLQRQTSAAMRAGLVGRIPDPAGGMARKFRITDEGARLLDEEREGMIRSLGRVMTDWPKEDISAFAHYLRRFNTDLERIDGRPWPRP